GCCTGGACGGCCAGGAAATCACCCTTTGCGGTTGGGTCCATCGCCGTCGCGACCATGGTGGCGTGATCTTCCTCGACATTCGCGACCGTGAAGGCCTGGCCCAGGTGGTATTCGACCCGGATCGCGCCGAGACCTTCGCCAAGGCCGACCGCGTGCGCAGTGAATACGTGGTCAAGATCACCGGCAAGGTGCGCCTGCGCCCGGCTGGCGCGGTCAACCCGAACATGGCCAGCGGTGCCATCGAGGTGCTGGGCTACGAGCTGGACGTGCTCAACGAGGCGGAAACCCCGCCGTTCCCGCTCAACGAATACACCGACGTCGGCGAGGAAACCCGCCTGCGTTATCGCTTCGTCGACCTGCGCCGCCCGGAAATGGCCGAGAAGCTCAAGCTGCGTTCGCGCATTACCAGCAGCATCCGTCGCTACCTGGACGACAACGGTTTCCTCGACGTCGAGACGCCGATCCTGACCCGCGCCACCCCGGAAGGCGCGCGTGACTACCTGGTGCCGAGCCGTACCCATGCCGGCAGCTTCTTCGCCCTGCCGCAGTCGCCGCAGCTGTTCAAGCAACTGTTGATGGTGGCCGGCTTCGACCGCTACTACCAGATCGCCAAGTGCTTCCGCGACGAGGACCTGCGTGCCGATCGTCAGCCGGAATTCACCCAGATCGACCTGGAAACCAGCTTCCTCGACGAAAACGACATCATGGGCATCACCGAGACCATGATCCGCAACCTGTTCAAGGAAGTGCTGGGCGTCGAGTTCGGCCCGCTGCCGCACATGACCCTGGCCGAGGCCATGCGCCGCTTCGGTTCCGACAAGCCGGACCTGCGCATCCCGCTGGAGCTGGTGGATGTCGCCGACCAGCTCAAGGACGTCGAGTTCAAGGTGTTCTCCGGTCCGGCCAACGACCCGAAGGGCCGCGTCGCTGCCCTGCGCGTGCCGGGCGCCGCTGCCATGCCGCGCAGCCAGATCGACGACTACACCAAGTTCGTCGGCAACTACGGTGCCAAGGGCCTGGCTTACATCAAGGTCAACGAGCGCGCCAAGGGCGTCGAGGGCCTGCAGTCGCCGATCGTCAAGTTCATCCCGGAAGACAACCTCAAGGTCATCCTCGACCGCGTCGGTGCCGTCGATGGCGACATCGTGTTCTTCGGCGCCGACCGCGCCAAGGTGGTCTGTGATGCCCTGGGTGCCCTGCGCATCAAGGTCGGTCACGACCTCAATCTGCTCACCTGCGAGTGGGCGCCGCTGTGGGTGGTCGACTTCCCGATGTTCGAGGAGAACGACGATGGCAGCCTGACCGCCATGCACCACCCCTTCACCGCGCCCAAGTGCAGCCCGGCCGAGCTCGAGGCCAATCCGGCCGCGGCCCTGTCGCGCGCCTACGACATGGTGCTCAACGGTACCGAGCTGGGTGGCGGTTCGATCCGTATCCACGACAAGGCCATGCAGCAGACCGTGTTCCGCGTGCTGGGCATCAGCGAGGAGGAGCAGCAGGAGAAATTCGGCTTCCTGCTGGACGCCCTCAAGTACGGTGCGCCGCCCCATGGTGGCCTGGCCTTCGGCCTGGATCGCCTGGTGATGCTGATGACCGGCGCCAGCTCGATCCGCGAAGTGATCGCCTTCCCGAAAACCCAGAGCGCGGCCTGTGTCATGACCCAGGCGCCGGGTGTGGTGGACAACAAGGCGCTGCGCGAGCTGCATATCCGCCTGCGCGAACAGGCCAAGGCCGAGTGAGTCGAACAGGAGCCTGGCATGCCAGGCTCCTTGCATTCTGCTAGAGCAAAACTGATCTGAAACAGACGGAGTGAGTTATGGCCGGTCATTCCAAATGGGCCAACATCAAGCACCGCAAGGGGCGTCAGGACGCCAAGCGCGGCAAGATCTTCACCAAGCTGATCCGCGAGCTGACCGTGGCCGCCAAGCATGGCGGCGGCGTGCCGGCGGATAACCCGCGTCTGCGCCTGGCAGTGGACAAGGCCCTCACGGCCAATATGTCACGCGATGTGATCGACCGCGCCATCGCTCGCGGCACCGGCAACACCGAAGCCGACAACATGGTAGAGCTGAGCTACGAGGGCTACGCGCCGAGTGGCGTGGCCATCATCATCGAAGCCATGACCGACAACCGCAACCGCACCGCCGCCGAAGTGCGCCATGCCTTCACCAAGTGCGGCGGCAACCTGGGCACCGACGGTTCCGTGGCCTACATGTTCGAGCGCAAGGGGCAGATCAGCTTTGCCCCCGGCGTGAACGAGGACGCCCTGATGGAGGCGGCCCTGGAGGCCGGCGCCGACGATGTGGAGATGGGCGAGGACGGCTCGGCGATGGTGTCGACCAGCTTCGCCGACTTCCTGGCGGTCAACGAGGCGCTGACCGCTGCCGGTTTCAAGGGCGAAGAGGCCGAGGTGGCGATGATTCCGTCGACCATGGCGCCGATCACCGACCTGGACACCGCCAAGAAGGTGCTCAAGCTGATCGACATGCTGGAAGACCTGGACGACGTGCAGAACGTCTACCACAACGCGGAAATCTCCGACGAGATCATGGAGCAGCTCGACTGATCCCGGTTTGCGTCGGCCAGGGCCGGAAGTCGCCACGCGCGCTTCCGGCTTTTTTATATCGGCGGCGCTCCGTATACTCGCGGCTGGATAAATAGACAGTGCCTTGGTGCGCGGAGCTGAACCCGGCATGACCCTGATTCTTGGCATCGACCCCGGCTCGCGCATCACCGGCTACGGCGTGGTGCGCGACACCGGACGCGGCTGTGAATACGTGGCCTCCGGCTGCATCCGCACCGGCGAGGGCGATCTGGCCAGCCGCCTGCAGAAGGTGTTTCGCGGCGTCAGCGAGGTGATTCGCCTGCACGAGCCGGTGACCATGGGCATCGAGCAGGTGTTCATGGCCAAGAATGCCGATTCCGCGCTCAAGCTCGGCCAGGCCCGCGGCGCGGCGATAGTCGCCGGCATCGAGGCTGGGCTGGATGTCAGCGAGTACACCGCCAGCCAGGTCAAGCAGGCCATCGCCGGTACCGGCGGGGCGGACAAGCAGCAGGTGATGATGATGGTCATGCACCTGCTCAGGCTCACCCAGAAGCCGCAGATCGACGCATCCGACGCCCTGGCCATCGCCCTTTGCCACGCTCATCACCGGCAGAGCCTGATTCCCCACGGCCTGCTTGGCGCCAAACGGCGCAGCGGCCGCCTGCGCCTGTAACAGAAGGAAGCGAATTCGTGATCGGACGCCTCAAGGGCACCCTGGCGGAAAAGCAGCCGCCGCATTTGATCCTCGACGTGAATGGCGTCGGCTACGAGCTGGAAGTGCCGATGACCACCCTCTACCGCCTGCCGGCGGTGGGGCAGGCGGTGACCCTGCACACCCACCTGGTGGTGCGCGAGGATGCCCACCTGCTCTATGGTTTCTTCGAGAAGCGTGAACGCGAGCTGTTTCGCGAGCTGATCCGGCTCAATGGCGTCGGCCCCAAGCTGGCCCTGGCGCTGATGTCCGGGCTGGAGGTGGATGAGCTGGTGCGCTGCGTGCAGGCCCAGGATACCTCGACCCTGGTGAAGATCCCCGGCGTCGGCAAGAAGACCGCCGAGCGCCTGCTGGTGGAGCTCAAGGATCGCTTCAAGGCCTGGGAGACCATGCCGTCCATCGCCACGCTGGTGGTGGAACCTCGTGCTGGCGTGGCAGTCTCAAGCGCGGAGAACGATGCCTTGAGCGCATTGATCGCCCTCGGCTTCAAGCCGCAGGAAGCCAGCAAGGCCGTGGCAGCGATCAAGGAAGAGGGTCTGTCCAGCGAAGAAATGATCCGTCGAGCCCTCAAGGGCATGGTCTAAGCAGTGATCGAAGCCGACCGTCTCATTACCGCCAGCAGCCGCGACCGCGACGAGCAGCTGGACCGTGCCATCCGCCCCCTGGCGCTGGCCGAATACATCGGCCAGCCGGTGGTGCGCGAGCAGATGGAGCTGTTCATCCAGGCCGCCAAGAACCGCCAGGAAGCCTTGGATCACACCCTGATCTTCGGCCCTCCCGGCCTGGGCAAGACCACCCTGGCCAACATCATCGCCCAGGAAATGGGCGTGTCGATCAAGAGCACCTCGGGCCCGGTGCTGGAGCGCCCGGGTGACCTGGCGGCGCTGCTGACCAATCTGGAGGCCGGCGATGTGCTGTTCGTCGACGAGATCCATCGCCTGTCGCCGGTGGTCGAGGAAGTGCTGTATCCGGCCATGGAGGACTTCCAGCTCGACATCATGATCGGCGAGGGCCCGGCTGCCCGCTCGATCAAACTTGACCTGCCGCCCTTCACCCTGGTCGGCGCCACCACCCGCGCCGGCATGCTGACCAATCCGCTGCGTGATCGTTTCGGCATCGTCCAGCGCCTGGAGTTCTATTCCAGCGAGGATCTGGCCACCATCGTCAGTCGCTCGGCCGGCATTCTCGGTCTGCATATCGACCCCGAAGGCGCCTTCGAGATCGCCCGTCGCGCCCGTGGCACGCCGCGTATCGCCAACCGCCTGCTGCGCCGCGTGCGCGACTTCGCCGAAGTGCGCGCCGGCGGGCAGATCAGCCGGAGCATCGCCGACCAGGCGCTGAACATGCTGGACGTCGACGAACGTGGCTTCGACCACCAGGACCGCCGTCTACTGCTGGCCATGATCGACAAGTTCGACGGCGGCCCGGTGGGCATCGACAACCTGGCGGCGGCCATCGGCGAGGAGCGCGGCACCATCGAGGACGTGCTCGAACCCTACCTGATCCAGCAGGGCTACATCATGCGTACGCCGCGCGGCAGGGTGGTGACCCGGCATGCCTACCTGCACTTCGGCCTGAATCTGCCGAAGCGCCTGGGTGAAGCGCCGGTCGCGGACCTGTTCGACGGCAACGAATAGTCGAAAAACAAAGGCTTGCCCGGATTGGCAAGGCCAGGAGTAAACACTAGAGTATGCGCGCGCAAAACGAGGCCCAGCCTTTCGCCCTCAGGTGTCGGGTGTATTACGAGGACACCGACGCCGGCGGCATCGTCTACTACGTCAACTACCTCAAGTTCATGGAGCGGGCTCGTACCGAGTGCCTGCGCAGTCTGGGTTTCGCCCAGTCGCAGCTGGCCGGGGAGAATCTGCTGTTCGTCGTGCATTCCGCCGAGGCGCGCTATCACGCACCGGCCCGGCTGGACGACGAACTTTTTATCACCGCCGAGGTGATCGAGTTAAACCGTGCCAGCCTGCGTTTTCGTCAACAGGTGCGGCGGGTAACGGATGAGGCGCTGCTCTGCGAGGGGCAGTTCGTGGTGGCCTGTGTGCGCACCGACAATTTGAAACCCCGTGCCATCCCCGAGGCGCTGCGCGCAGCCTTCGCCGGCATGGGTCAAGTCACAGCAGGAGAGTAGCGTGGAAGCAACAGCCAACGCCGTTGACCATATGTCGATGTGGAGCCTGATCAGCAACGCCAGTCTGGTGGTGCAGCTGGTCATGCTGACCCTGGTCGCCGCTTCGGTGGTGTCCTGGATCATGATCTTCCAGCGCAGCACCATGCTGCGCGCGGCGAAGAAGTCGCTGGAGGTGTTCGAGGAGCGCTTCTGGTCCGGTATCGACCTGTCCAAGCTGTATCGCCAGGCCGGCAGCAACCCGGACCCGGATTGCGGCATCGAGCAGATCTTCCGCGCCGGCTTCAAGGAGT
This DNA window, taken from Pseudomonas alcaligenes, encodes the following:
- a CDS encoding YebC/PmpR family DNA-binding transcriptional regulator, with the translated sequence MAGHSKWANIKHRKGRQDAKRGKIFTKLIRELTVAAKHGGGVPADNPRLRLAVDKALTANMSRDVIDRAIARGTGNTEADNMVELSYEGYAPSGVAIIIEAMTDNRNRTAAEVRHAFTKCGGNLGTDGSVAYMFERKGQISFAPGVNEDALMEAALEAGADDVEMGEDGSAMVSTSFADFLAVNEALTAAGFKGEEAEVAMIPSTMAPITDLDTAKKVLKLIDMLEDLDDVQNVYHNAEISDEIMEQLD
- the ybgC gene encoding tol-pal system-associated acyl-CoA thioesterase translates to MRAQNEAQPFALRCRVYYEDTDAGGIVYYVNYLKFMERARTECLRSLGFAQSQLAGENLLFVVHSAEARYHAPARLDDELFITAEVIELNRASLRFRQQVRRVTDEALLCEGQFVVACVRTDNLKPRAIPEALRAAFAGMGQVTAGE
- the ruvA gene encoding Holliday junction branch migration protein RuvA, encoding MIGRLKGTLAEKQPPHLILDVNGVGYELEVPMTTLYRLPAVGQAVTLHTHLVVREDAHLLYGFFEKRERELFRELIRLNGVGPKLALALMSGLEVDELVRCVQAQDTSTLVKIPGVGKKTAERLLVELKDRFKAWETMPSIATLVVEPRAGVAVSSAENDALSALIALGFKPQEASKAVAAIKEEGLSSEEMIRRALKGMV
- the ruvC gene encoding crossover junction endodeoxyribonuclease RuvC, whose product is MTLILGIDPGSRITGYGVVRDTGRGCEYVASGCIRTGEGDLASRLQKVFRGVSEVIRLHEPVTMGIEQVFMAKNADSALKLGQARGAAIVAGIEAGLDVSEYTASQVKQAIAGTGGADKQQVMMMVMHLLRLTQKPQIDASDALAIALCHAHHRQSLIPHGLLGAKRRSGRLRL
- the aspS gene encoding aspartate--tRNA ligase, with the translated sequence MMRSHYCGQLNESLDGQEITLCGWVHRRRDHGGVIFLDIRDREGLAQVVFDPDRAETFAKADRVRSEYVVKITGKVRLRPAGAVNPNMASGAIEVLGYELDVLNEAETPPFPLNEYTDVGEETRLRYRFVDLRRPEMAEKLKLRSRITSSIRRYLDDNGFLDVETPILTRATPEGARDYLVPSRTHAGSFFALPQSPQLFKQLLMVAGFDRYYQIAKCFRDEDLRADRQPEFTQIDLETSFLDENDIMGITETMIRNLFKEVLGVEFGPLPHMTLAEAMRRFGSDKPDLRIPLELVDVADQLKDVEFKVFSGPANDPKGRVAALRVPGAAAMPRSQIDDYTKFVGNYGAKGLAYIKVNERAKGVEGLQSPIVKFIPEDNLKVILDRVGAVDGDIVFFGADRAKVVCDALGALRIKVGHDLNLLTCEWAPLWVVDFPMFEENDDGSLTAMHHPFTAPKCSPAELEANPAAALSRAYDMVLNGTELGGGSIRIHDKAMQQTVFRVLGISEEEQQEKFGFLLDALKYGAPPHGGLAFGLDRLVMLMTGASSIREVIAFPKTQSAACVMTQAPGVVDNKALRELHIRLREQAKAE
- the ruvB gene encoding Holliday junction branch migration DNA helicase RuvB, which codes for MIEADRLITASSRDRDEQLDRAIRPLALAEYIGQPVVREQMELFIQAAKNRQEALDHTLIFGPPGLGKTTLANIIAQEMGVSIKSTSGPVLERPGDLAALLTNLEAGDVLFVDEIHRLSPVVEEVLYPAMEDFQLDIMIGEGPAARSIKLDLPPFTLVGATTRAGMLTNPLRDRFGIVQRLEFYSSEDLATIVSRSAGILGLHIDPEGAFEIARRARGTPRIANRLLRRVRDFAEVRAGGQISRSIADQALNMLDVDERGFDHQDRRLLLAMIDKFDGGPVGIDNLAAAIGEERGTIEDVLEPYLIQQGYIMRTPRGRVVTRHAYLHFGLNLPKRLGEAPVADLFDGNE